One genomic window of Evansella cellulosilytica DSM 2522 includes the following:
- a CDS encoding polymer-forming cytoskeletal protein: protein MTEKQGDLIFSGSGKTTGGSFHHVSMNGNGVIDGDVECNNFHWNGNGKVSGDVQAQLSEINGNAKIDGSLSGEEVMVRGNVSITGNLNAKVIHILGNCKVHGNLSCDHLTIRGNLKGQKSLFGDTFKLEGRIKIRDNCKFNKVNLNGTFNIDGHLHTDELAIHLKGKCSASEIKSKKMKVVKKASFLWLDKLIPFLKRELRADVIEGDHIHIKNTKAKLVKGKVVYIGKACDIETVTYHDSLVKVRSAVVHSSEKTVND, encoded by the coding sequence TTGACTGAAAAGCAAGGAGACTTAATTTTTAGTGGATCAGGTAAAACAACTGGTGGTTCATTTCATCATGTTTCCATGAACGGAAATGGTGTTATAGATGGTGATGTAGAGTGTAATAATTTTCACTGGAATGGTAATGGAAAAGTAAGTGGCGATGTTCAAGCTCAATTATCTGAAATCAATGGTAATGCAAAAATTGATGGGAGCTTAAGCGGCGAAGAAGTAATGGTTAGAGGTAATGTAAGTATTACTGGAAACCTCAATGCAAAAGTTATCCATATACTCGGCAATTGTAAAGTGCACGGAAATTTATCCTGTGATCACTTAACTATTAGAGGTAATTTGAAAGGACAAAAAAGCCTTTTTGGAGATACTTTTAAGTTAGAAGGAAGAATAAAAATAAGGGACAATTGCAAATTCAATAAAGTAAATCTAAATGGGACTTTTAATATTGATGGTCACTTACATACTGATGAGTTAGCTATACACTTAAAGGGAAAATGCTCAGCAAGTGAAATTAAGAGTAAAAAAATGAAAGTAGTAAAAAAGGCAAGTTTTCTTTGGTTAGATAAACTAATTCCGTTTTTAAAAAGAGAGCTTCGTGCAGATGTCATTGAAGGTGATCATATTCACATAAAGAACACGAAAGCAAAGCTAGTCAAGGGAAAAGTCGTCTATATCGGAAAAGCCTGTGACATAGAGACTGTAACTTATCATGATAGCTTAGTGAAAGTTAGAAGTGCAGTAGTTCATAGTAGTGAAAAAACTGTAAATGATTAA
- a CDS encoding Na+/H+ antiporter NhaC family protein, producing MEASWLSILPFLVVIPIAIITKQVLPGLIAGLLVGAYILSPTPIGGMQTTLMYVVQALIDENNIKIIVFLYAFSGLVGMIKTSGGIKGFVETAAKKIVSKKQALILTYVSTIGTFSAPTFRFVTIAPIMKALLKKVKMSTKELGFVIETTATPVIVLIPVATAFVGYMVSVIQISVQNVGSNLDPYSLFIQSIPFNFFAFVIILLGIYLSFFHPSHTDAPMQIEEDIEDKDWRDCHPAVSRDLPNKPWNLLVPIVLVISLTLFLTWWDGSDEGYTLVESFIRANVLDAMVIALLFTVFISIVMFLVQKFRLGELIESFIQGGNDLMSVIVLLSVVWGLSSVTDDLGFSGFVTAHTGWIPDMFITPLLFVFGAVISYFIGSAWGTWGMLMPLGISLSLTADISLPLIIGAVFASGSFGAFASPLSDDTNTIAKILDLKVMDYARFKLKPALIAAGVTTVLYTAVGFIL from the coding sequence ATGGAAGCTAGTTGGTTGTCTATACTACCTTTTTTAGTTGTCATACCTATTGCCATTATTACAAAGCAAGTATTACCTGGTTTAATTGCAGGCTTGTTAGTTGGTGCATACATTCTTTCTCCTACTCCAATCGGTGGTATGCAAACGACGTTGATGTACGTTGTACAAGCCTTAATTGATGAAAACAATATAAAAATTATTGTTTTTTTGTATGCATTTTCAGGACTTGTCGGCATGATTAAAACGAGTGGCGGTATAAAAGGGTTCGTTGAAACAGCAGCGAAAAAAATTGTTTCAAAAAAACAAGCCCTCATTTTAACTTACGTGTCCACAATCGGTACGTTTAGTGCACCTACTTTTCGTTTCGTCACTATTGCACCAATCATGAAGGCTTTACTAAAAAAAGTAAAAATGTCAACGAAGGAACTAGGATTTGTAATAGAAACGACTGCAACCCCTGTAATTGTTTTAATACCCGTTGCAACCGCCTTTGTAGGTTACATGGTTTCTGTTATTCAAATTTCTGTACAAAATGTCGGGAGTAATTTAGACCCCTATTCATTATTTATTCAAAGTATTCCCTTTAACTTTTTTGCTTTCGTTATCATTTTATTAGGAATATACTTGAGCTTTTTCCACCCATCACATACAGATGCACCGATGCAAATTGAGGAAGATATAGAAGATAAGGATTGGCGTGATTGCCATCCTGCTGTATCACGTGATTTGCCTAATAAACCTTGGAATTTACTCGTCCCTATAGTGCTTGTTATTTCGTTAACACTCTTTTTAACTTGGTGGGATGGGAGCGATGAAGGCTATACTTTAGTAGAGTCCTTTATTCGAGCAAACGTATTAGATGCAATGGTGATTGCATTACTATTTACTGTATTTATTTCCATTGTTATGTTTTTAGTTCAAAAGTTCAGATTAGGGGAACTGATTGAAAGCTTTATACAAGGCGGTAATGATCTAATGTCTGTTATCGTTTTACTTTCTGTAGTATGGGGACTTTCTTCAGTAACGGATGATTTAGGGTTTTCTGGGTTTGTCACTGCACACACAGGTTGGATTCCAGATATGTTTATTACCCCTCTATTATTTGTTTTTGGGGCCGTCATTTCTTATTTTATCGGTTCTGCTTGGGGAACGTGGGGAATGTTGATGCCGCTTGGAATTTCCTTGTCTTTAACCGCTGACATATCCTTACCTTTAATTATCGGTGCTGTTTTTGCTAGTGGATCCTTTGGGGCATTCGCTTCTCCTCTTAGCGACGATACAAATACAATTGCGAAAATATTAGACCTTAAAGTGATGGATTATGCACGTTTTAAACTCAAGCCTGCACTTATTGCTGCGGGAGTAACAACGGTGCTATATACGGCAGTCGGATTTATATTATAA
- a CDS encoding DUF1836 domain-containing protein has translation MKKLNEFVEKAGLEKNILLEDLPNIDLYMDQVIQLFENTFRDAKRNEEEKVLTKTMINNYAKGKLFFPISNKKYSKEHLILISLIYQLKGVLSISDVKKTLAEVNEKSVDGKADLEKLYASYLTLADNNLEKFQESIVTHEEDVQEVVHQFEEQDADYIKQLLTISSLVQMSNMYRRVAEKLVDEINDPDTGKNK, from the coding sequence ATGAAAAAACTAAACGAATTTGTTGAAAAGGCAGGACTAGAGAAAAATATTTTATTGGAAGACCTCCCGAATATTGACTTATATATGGATCAAGTTATTCAGTTGTTTGAAAATACTTTTCGAGATGCGAAGCGCAATGAAGAAGAAAAAGTACTGACAAAAACAATGATCAACAATTACGCGAAGGGAAAACTATTTTTCCCCATCTCAAATAAAAAGTATTCTAAAGAGCACCTTATTTTAATTAGTCTTATATACCAATTAAAAGGTGTGTTATCCATTAGTGATGTGAAAAAGACATTAGCGGAAGTGAATGAAAAATCGGTTGATGGGAAAGCAGATCTTGAAAAACTATATGCTAGCTATTTGACTTTGGCTGACAATAACTTAGAGAAGTTTCAAGAAAGTATTGTTACTCATGAAGAGGATGTTCAAGAAGTTGTCCATCAATTTGAAGAGCAAGATGCAGATTATATAAAACAGCTTTTAACAATATCTTCTCTCGTTCAAATGAGTAATATGTATCGTAGAGTTGCAGAAAAATTAGTCGATGAAATTAATGATCCTGATACAGGAAAAAATAAATGA
- the trhA gene encoding PAQR family membrane homeostasis protein TrhA produces MNTFIREPINGLTHLAGAIFAFIGLLALVIKATYTTGSALAIASVIIFGISMVLLYAASATYHMVIARDKVIAFLRKIDHSMIYVLIAGTYTPFCLISLNGITGWVLFAIITSLALFGVIFKLVWFHCPRWLSTSIYIFMGWIVIFFFSPLSNVLNSNGLMLLIVGGVLYTIGGVIYGIKPKFLSFKHMGYHEIFHIFILLGSLAHFLSVYLYVL; encoded by the coding sequence ATGAACACATTTATACGAGAACCAATTAATGGTCTCACTCATTTAGCTGGCGCCATCTTTGCATTCATTGGCTTACTTGCTTTAGTGATAAAAGCAACATATACAACAGGATCAGCGCTCGCGATAGCGTCGGTTATTATATTCGGAATAAGCATGGTTCTTCTTTACGCTGCTTCCGCGACATACCATATGGTCATTGCGCGAGATAAAGTAATCGCTTTTTTAAGAAAAATTGATCATTCGATGATTTATGTCTTGATTGCTGGGACATATACACCATTCTGTCTTATCAGTTTAAATGGAATAACCGGATGGGTTCTATTTGCCATTATTACAAGCCTTGCATTGTTTGGCGTCATCTTTAAGCTTGTCTGGTTTCATTGCCCTCGTTGGCTCTCAACATCTATTTACATTTTCATGGGGTGGATTGTTATATTCTTCTTTTCACCTTTATCAAACGTCTTAAACTCTAATGGATTAATGCTATTAATTGTTGGTGGCGTTCTATATACGATCGGTGGCGTCATTTATGGAATTAAACCGAAGTTTTTATCTTTTAAACATATGGGATACCATGAAATCTTTCATATATTCATTTTATTAGGAAGTCTTGCCCATTTCCTAAGCGTATATTTATACGTTTTATAA
- a CDS encoding DUF3139 domain-containing protein: MLKNKKFWISIAIVMIVIFIFSLYNAFNGNPISKFLAKKALDSYVEETYPEKEFNISEGFYNFKFGEYTFNLLEIGNWNEDTESIQEYEFTVRGTFFPEVYWDGLYYDNLDERLMERLSKEASEEIFDELIQQNKDIIHVGVSLEVLKGRYNDDVNWKKELELDRPISLYIVIDAENKGKDDIYMDGIGIQKQLKEKGYHYDNVNINANIMTEEGKKLHDYGYVKYALAFEQNSSIKKSDVNKVSN; encoded by the coding sequence ATGCTCAAAAATAAAAAATTTTGGATAAGTATAGCTATCGTTATGATTGTCATTTTCATTTTTTCGTTGTATAACGCATTTAATGGTAATCCGATTAGTAAGTTTCTCGCAAAAAAAGCGTTGGATAGCTATGTAGAGGAAACATACCCAGAAAAAGAATTTAACATTTCTGAAGGGTTTTATAACTTTAAATTCGGTGAATATACGTTTAATCTATTAGAAATAGGTAATTGGAATGAAGATACTGAAAGTATACAGGAATATGAGTTTACAGTAAGAGGCACATTCTTTCCCGAGGTTTATTGGGATGGACTATATTATGATAACCTAGACGAACGTTTGATGGAACGTTTAAGTAAGGAAGCTTCTGAAGAGATTTTTGATGAACTGATTCAACAAAACAAAGACATCATTCATGTAGGAGTCAGCCTTGAAGTATTAAAAGGTAGATATAATGATGATGTAAACTGGAAAAAAGAGCTTGAGCTTGATCGTCCGATTTCTTTATATATCGTAATCGATGCAGAAAATAAAGGGAAAGATGATATTTACATGGATGGGATAGGCATTCAGAAGCAATTAAAGGAGAAGGGCTATCATTATGATAATGTAAATATTAATGCCAACATCATGACAGAAGAAGGAAAAAAATTACATGATTACGGGTATGTCAAATATGCCCTAGCTTTTGAACAAAATTCTAGCATAAAAAAGAGTGATGTAAACAAAGTGAGCAATTAA
- a CDS encoding RNA polymerase sigma factor has translation MKLEDVYRKLQPNIYAYFYVKTLHREAAEDLTHEVFYLAFKNFSSFKGKSTIKTWVFSIAKNVLKNYYRSQKYHQRLTEKMEKEKTITETLENEVVKKENNAEVLHLIHSLNYPEKDIVVFRIFGELSFREIGDLLGKSENYARITFHRAKLKLQKELKKDE, from the coding sequence ATGAAGCTAGAGGATGTATATCGAAAGTTGCAACCGAATATTTACGCTTATTTTTATGTGAAAACATTACATCGTGAGGCTGCGGAAGATTTAACTCATGAAGTTTTTTATCTCGCATTTAAAAATTTTTCAAGCTTTAAAGGGAAATCAACGATAAAAACGTGGGTTTTCTCGATAGCAAAAAATGTCCTGAAAAATTATTATCGTTCGCAAAAATATCATCAGAGGTTAACGGAAAAGATGGAAAAGGAAAAGACGATCACTGAAACTTTAGAAAATGAAGTAGTAAAAAAGGAGAACAATGCGGAGGTATTACATTTAATCCATTCTTTAAACTATCCTGAAAAAGATATTGTTGTGTTCCGTATTTTTGGCGAACTATCCTTCAGAGAAATTGGAGATCTTTTAGGAAAGTCAGAAAATTATGCTCGAATTACCTTTCATCGGGCAAAGCTCAAACTACAGAAGGAGCTGAAAAAAGATGAATGA
- a CDS encoding NlpC/P60 family protein, with translation MQKKRRKLLHAMMIVGLCSTLAVPPAFAETNQELNDIREEREQIQSTLSEAEQEIAEVLEELDQLNRQIELAEEAIQDNEQTIKDTEESIEETNEEIEVMESDIAKLEDDIDRRFEMLSQRAVAYQQSGGNIRYLEVILGAQSFTDFVDRVFSITQIAKADTDMLNQYEANLVELEETQTALEDKLSGLKEMMIELEGMQHHLMQQQEQNEEMKKELTKKEEETEQLIANLAEQDSQLASQESSIRQRIEEELARARQEEEARAQATANNDTNEISNNVHTSNTQTSSNTVSSGDINQVINGGRKYIGNSYYVFGGGRTAYDIQHGRFDCSGFTRWAFAQVGVYLGYSTDEQKHAGRQVSRSEMKPGDLVFFDTYKRDGHVGIYIGNGQFIGSQSSTGVAIANMNSGYWQRTFNGRVVRVIE, from the coding sequence GTGCAAAAAAAGAGAAGAAAATTACTACACGCGATGATGATTGTCGGGCTATGTAGTACATTAGCTGTACCTCCTGCATTTGCCGAAACTAACCAGGAACTAAATGACATAAGAGAAGAACGAGAGCAAATTCAATCTACACTATCAGAAGCTGAACAAGAAATAGCAGAAGTGTTAGAAGAATTAGATCAATTAAATAGACAAATTGAGCTTGCAGAAGAAGCAATTCAAGACAATGAGCAAACGATTAAAGATACTGAAGAAAGTATCGAAGAAACTAATGAAGAGATTGAAGTAATGGAGTCAGATATTGCTAAATTAGAGGATGATATTGACCGTAGGTTTGAAATGTTATCTCAAAGAGCTGTAGCTTATCAGCAAAGCGGAGGAAACATACGCTACTTAGAGGTCATTTTAGGTGCTCAAAGCTTTACTGATTTCGTTGACCGTGTATTCTCCATTACACAAATAGCGAAAGCCGATACTGATATGCTTAATCAATATGAAGCAAATTTAGTAGAATTAGAGGAAACGCAGACTGCATTAGAGGACAAGCTATCAGGACTTAAAGAAATGATGATTGAGCTTGAAGGAATGCAACATCATTTAATGCAGCAGCAAGAACAAAATGAAGAAATGAAAAAAGAGCTTACTAAAAAAGAAGAAGAAACAGAACAGTTAATTGCTAACTTAGCTGAACAAGACAGCCAACTTGCTTCTCAAGAATCGTCTATTAGACAAAGAATTGAGGAAGAATTAGCTAGAGCGCGTCAAGAGGAAGAAGCGAGAGCACAAGCTACTGCGAATAATGACACGAATGAAATATCTAATAATGTACATACGAGTAATACGCAAACTTCTTCCAACACAGTTTCATCAGGTGACATCAACCAAGTAATTAATGGTGGAAGAAAATATATCGGTAACTCATATTATGTATTTGGTGGTGGACGTACAGCATATGATATTCAACACGGTAGGTTTGATTGTTCAGGGTTTACACGTTGGGCTTTTGCACAAGTTGGTGTTTATCTTGGATACAGTACAGATGAACAAAAACATGCTGGACGCCAAGTGTCGAGAAGTGAAATGAAACCAGGAGACCTTGTTTTCTTTGATACTTATAAAAGAGATGGACATGTAGGTATATACATCGGTAATGGACAATTCATCGGTTCCCAAAGCTCAACAGGTGTTGCGATTGCGAACATGAATAGTGGCTACTGGCAACGTACATTTAACGGACGAGTAGTACGTGTAATAGAATAG
- a CDS encoding glycerol-3-phosphate dehydrogenase/oxidase codes for MVRTFSQQNRQHFLNEMSSGELDLLIIGGGITGCGIALDAANRGLKVGLLEMQDFAAGTSSRSTKLIHGGLRYLKQLEIKLVKEVGRERAILHENAPHIVKPEPMLLPLIKNGSFGKISTSFGLYVYDRLAQVKKQERRKMLSKEEALKKEPLLRDEGLKGAGLYYEYQTDDARLTLEVVKTAFSLGANAVNYCGVEELIYNESGKVNGGVAFDSISGKTHHIYAKKIVNATGPWVDSIRKQDRSLTGKHLHVTKGVHIVVDQKRFPLRQAMYFDVEDGRMIFAIPRADKTYIGTTDTTYRGDLADPTVSIEDKNYLIKATNNMFPSINISVDDIESSWAGLRPLIHEEGKSPSDLSRKDEIFLSNSGLITIAGGKLTGFRKMAEKTVNLVVKQLAEEYRGSYPRCETQHITLSGGDVGGANRWENFVKEKLELASKIGFEKKKAWTLIHRYGTNVDKVFERFVELNKYRFNTECELKAELYYCVEEEMVVKAEDYLIRRTGDYYFNWRKSMNRSDLVNRLLYMIQK; via the coding sequence ATGGTCAGAACGTTTTCACAGCAAAATAGACAACACTTTTTAAATGAAATGTCATCGGGAGAATTAGATTTACTCATAATTGGTGGAGGTATAACAGGATGTGGCATCGCCTTAGATGCTGCAAATAGAGGATTAAAGGTTGGGCTGTTGGAAATGCAGGATTTCGCTGCTGGAACGAGTAGCCGTTCTACAAAGCTTATTCATGGTGGTTTAAGGTATTTGAAGCAATTAGAAATAAAGCTAGTGAAAGAAGTTGGAAGGGAAAGAGCGATACTGCATGAAAATGCACCTCACATCGTTAAACCAGAACCAATGCTACTCCCACTTATAAAGAACGGCTCTTTCGGAAAGATATCCACTTCTTTTGGATTATATGTATATGATCGTTTGGCACAAGTAAAAAAACAAGAACGAAGAAAGATGCTATCGAAAGAAGAGGCATTAAAAAAGGAGCCTTTATTAAGAGACGAAGGCTTGAAGGGGGCCGGTTTATATTATGAATATCAGACAGACGATGCGAGGCTTACACTTGAAGTAGTTAAGACAGCCTTTTCTTTAGGGGCGAATGCTGTTAATTACTGTGGAGTGGAAGAGCTTATTTATAACGAAAGTGGGAAGGTAAACGGTGGAGTAGCTTTTGACTCAATAAGTGGGAAAACACATCACATTTATGCAAAAAAAATTGTGAATGCAACTGGTCCTTGGGTAGATTCAATCAGAAAGCAAGATCGCTCATTAACAGGAAAACATTTACACGTTACGAAAGGTGTCCACATCGTTGTAGATCAAAAGCGTTTTCCTTTAAGGCAGGCGATGTACTTTGATGTTGAAGATGGGAGAATGATTTTTGCTATTCCTCGTGCAGACAAAACTTATATAGGAACAACTGACACGACATACAGAGGTGATTTAGCCGATCCTACAGTGTCGATAGAGGATAAAAACTATTTAATAAAAGCAACAAACAACATGTTTCCTTCTATTAATATATCTGTTGATGATATTGAGTCTTCTTGGGCAGGGCTACGACCACTTATTCATGAGGAAGGAAAATCACCGTCTGATCTTTCACGGAAAGACGAAATATTCCTTTCAAACTCCGGTCTTATTACGATTGCTGGAGGTAAGCTAACAGGTTTTAGAAAAATGGCAGAAAAAACAGTAAATCTCGTTGTTAAACAGCTAGCAGAAGAGTATCGAGGCTCATACCCTCGTTGTGAAACGCAACACATCACATTATCTGGTGGAGATGTAGGTGGTGCAAATAGATGGGAGAACTTTGTGAAAGAAAAATTGGAGTTAGCAAGTAAGATAGGTTTTGAGAAAAAGAAGGCATGGACGCTCATTCATCGCTATGGGACAAATGTAGATAAAGTTTTCGAGAGGTTTGTAGAATTGAATAAATACAGGTTCAATACAGAATGCGAGCTGAAGGCTGAATTGTATTATTGTGTGGAAGAAGAAATGGTTGTAAAGGCTGAAGATTATTTGATAAGACGTACTGGCGATTATTACTTTAATTGGAGAAAATCTATGAATCGTAGTGATCTCGTTAATAGATTATTGTATATGATACAAAAGTAA
- a CDS encoding YibE/F family protein has protein sequence MKPMFIFALLLMFSVIPSGLAKAMDDTDTQANTERLKAEVVSIIEEEQYVDEFSGNKIGYQSVEVKLLTGEWKNEVVIAERFNYPEDIPIWVEENDKIMVQLEMNHGEIVRADVMDYARDYSTLVLISIFVALLIALGRKQGLKAVLTLGFTLVIVFKFMIPNLLAGYNPVLLAIVTGGIVTALTFTIVSGFTRKTLAAVVGTIGGLASAAIISIIFSSVMNLTGLHGDDERMLLITSSQEMNLDFKGLLLAGIIIGALGAVMDVAISIASSMEEVRKTDRMIPMKKLFTSGMNVGKDIMGTMSNTLILAYVGAALPLLLIIYSLDNPLTELIHREFLAVEILRTAAGSIGLILSIPITAFVASIFIKKSK, from the coding sequence ATGAAACCAATGTTCATTTTTGCATTATTACTTATGTTTTCCGTAATTCCAAGTGGGTTAGCGAAAGCGATGGATGACACCGACACTCAGGCTAATACAGAACGACTAAAAGCAGAGGTAGTATCTATCATTGAAGAAGAACAGTACGTTGACGAATTTTCAGGCAATAAGATTGGCTACCAATCTGTAGAGGTAAAGTTACTAACAGGCGAATGGAAAAATGAAGTAGTGATTGCGGAACGTTTTAATTATCCAGAGGATATTCCAATATGGGTAGAAGAAAATGATAAAATCATGGTTCAATTAGAAATGAATCATGGTGAGATAGTGAGAGCAGATGTTATGGATTATGCAAGAGATTATTCAACTCTTGTTTTAATTAGTATTTTCGTAGCATTACTCATAGCGCTAGGTAGAAAACAAGGGTTGAAAGCAGTCTTGACGCTTGGATTTACACTCGTCATCGTATTTAAGTTTATGATTCCAAATCTTTTAGCGGGATATAATCCTGTATTGTTAGCTATCGTGACAGGTGGTATCGTAACAGCTTTAACTTTTACTATTGTAAGTGGCTTTACTAGAAAAACGTTAGCTGCAGTTGTTGGTACGATCGGTGGGTTAGCTTCTGCTGCTATCATCTCCATTATCTTTTCAAGCGTGATGAATTTAACAGGCTTACATGGTGATGATGAACGCATGCTTCTCATCACGAGCTCGCAGGAGATGAATCTAGATTTTAAAGGATTATTACTGGCAGGAATCATTATTGGAGCACTAGGTGCCGTGATGGATGTAGCCATCTCCATTGCTTCTTCTATGGAGGAGGTACGTAAAACAGATCGAATGATTCCCATGAAAAAACTGTTTACCTCAGGTATGAATGTAGGAAAGGATATTATGGGGACGATGTCCAATACATTAATTTTAGCTTATGTTGGAGCAGCATTGCCTCTATTACTGATTATTTATTCTTTAGATAATCCACTTACAGAGTTAATTCATAGGGAGTTTTTAGCAGTGGAAATATTGAGAACTGCAGCGGGGAGCATTGGATTAATATTATCTATACCAATTACAGCATTTGTAGCTTCTATTTTTATAAAAAAAAGTAAGTAA
- a CDS encoding murein hydrolase activator EnvC family protein codes for MFKKIMLTFILIFGLLSTTVIASEDSDLLEKINSYQNQRDSLDREAELLEQELGVVELEIEEMNQEISRLDEYTMATSEAISEKNKEIYETEQTIIELEEEITIIEKRIEQRDELLKERLRSIYQNGSVVRFLEVILGAQSFGDFIERVIAINTISQQDRNIIDMHMEDIEKLAFNQQNLEEELMSLETQLNSLEKLEVELEEQKIEKGQLLEALVQKEGTLQDQVVTVDEERANLEAQESAAQQELADREAIREQERELQQQAEVQNNTSNDHVSNNYDNDFSQTSGILQRPATGRITTGFEMRWGQMHYGIDIGKNGRTGDVPVIAAESGTVIRSYYSTSYGNTVMIRHNINGQTITTLYAHLENRAVNTGDTVSRGQFLGNMGNTGRSFGPHLHFEVHEGDWNASKSNAVDPMKYIN; via the coding sequence GTGTTCAAAAAAATAATGCTCACATTCATCTTGATATTTGGATTATTATCTACAACCGTAATAGCGAGTGAAGATAGTGATTTGCTTGAGAAAATAAATAGTTATCAAAATCAAAGAGATAGCCTAGACAGAGAGGCTGAATTACTTGAACAAGAATTAGGAGTAGTAGAGTTAGAAATTGAAGAAATGAATCAAGAGATTAGTAGGCTTGATGAATACACGATGGCTACAAGTGAAGCCATATCGGAGAAAAATAAGGAAATTTATGAAACAGAACAAACGATTATTGAGCTAGAAGAAGAGATTACTATAATAGAGAAAAGAATCGAGCAAAGGGACGAACTGTTAAAAGAACGTTTACGATCTATTTATCAAAATGGAAGTGTTGTTCGTTTTTTAGAGGTTATATTAGGAGCACAAAGTTTTGGCGATTTTATTGAAAGAGTGATAGCGATCAATACAATTTCTCAACAAGATCGAAATATTATCGATATGCATATGGAAGATATAGAAAAGCTTGCGTTTAACCAACAAAATTTAGAGGAAGAATTGATGAGCTTAGAAACGCAATTAAATAGCTTAGAGAAATTAGAAGTAGAATTAGAAGAACAAAAGATAGAAAAAGGTCAACTATTAGAGGCGCTAGTACAAAAAGAAGGAACGCTTCAAGATCAAGTAGTGACGGTAGATGAAGAGAGAGCGAACCTCGAGGCACAGGAAAGTGCTGCGCAACAGGAGTTAGCTGATCGTGAGGCGATTCGTGAGCAGGAACGGGAGCTTCAACAACAAGCCGAAGTGCAAAACAATACATCAAACGATCATGTAAGCAACAATTATGATAACGACTTTTCGCAGACAAGTGGTATTTTACAGCGACCTGCAACAGGTAGAATTACAACTGGATTTGAAATGCGGTGGGGACAAATGCACTACGGGATTGATATTGGGAAGAACGGGAGAACCGGTGACGTACCAGTTATTGCCGCAGAATCAGGGACAGTAATTCGTTCTTACTATTCTACCTCCTATGGAAATACAGTAATGATTCGTCATAACATTAACGGACAAACGATTACAACGCTATATGCACACTTAGAAAATAGAGCTGTTAATACCGGTGATACTGTGTCTAGAGGACAATTTCTAGGTAACATGGGGAATACAGGAAGGTCTTTCGGTCCACATCTCCACTTTGAAGTTCACGAAGGGGATTGGAACGCAAGTAAGTCGAACGCAGTGGACCCGATGAAATATATTAATTAA